A single region of the Garra rufa chromosome 6, GarRuf1.0, whole genome shotgun sequence genome encodes:
- the LOC141336529 gene encoding vitamin K-dependent protein S-like, whose protein sequence is MRRLSAARSGSLLGLVLLLLRAELCGSQRFLPQNKASQFLLRHRRANTLFEESKKGNLERECIEELCNKEEAREIFENNLETEYFYPKYVVCLGSHRVGISDPNSAPGIPQNLRTCVQEISNQCLPLPCHTEGYQRCVDGQGSFTCVCKAGWKGQRCEQDINECEDPEFPAGCSQTCHNLPGSFVCSCEKGYYTHDNVHCHDINECIMYPSVCVEPSKCVNVPGSFECRCPLGYNYNMSSHQCVDVDECEQDVCEGECVNSVGSFSCHCDGRKGVRLAADGLQCEKIPECLDLYDYKHEEMLYLGEQFSGVPVIYLRFRLHADTKFAAEFDFRTFDPEGVILYAESAQDSWFMLGLRSGRIEVQFKNEHSVKITSGGKAINDGQWHVISVEELMGSISVKISKEAVMSINSPERLFSPVNDKLETKVYIAGLPIRNESLIKPINPRLDGCIRGWNLMNQGASGVKEVIQGKESKHGYVFVEKGSFFSGGGLAHFNIDYSRMDRWSLDVVMSIRPSSSTGVLFALVSNGSVPLSVAVVTRGPDDADLQVFVDHMCVATLQSMMLCYPDRLMVEMTVSADGLQITANSSSVSYGDNETLSAALSRLSSAMQDPVHTYIGGLPDLPLSVSPVSAFYHGCLEMSVNGQQLDFDEAVSKDNSIKSHSCPPVSAPEPPSSQSQP, encoded by the exons ATGAGGAGGCTGTCGGCGGCGCGGAGCGGCTCTCTGCTCGGCCTCGTGTTGCTGCTGCTGCGTGCTGAACTCTGCGGGTCACAGCGAT TTCTCCCACAGAATAAAGCATCTCAGTTCTTGCTGCGACACAGACGTGCAAACACTCTGTTTGAGGAGAGCAAGAAAGGAAACCTGGAGCGCGAGTGCATCGAGGAGCTGTGCAATAAAGAGGAGGCGCGAGAGATCTTTGAAAACAATCTGGAAACG GAATATTTCTATCCCAAGTATGTTG TGTGTCTGGGCTCTCACCGCGTGGGCATCAGCGATCCAAACTCTGCTCCTGGAATCCCTCAGAATCTGCGCACCTGTGTTCAAG AGATCAGTAACCAGTGTCTGCCGCTGCCGTGTCACACGGAGGGTTACCAGCGCTGTGTGGACGGTCAGGGCTCCTTCACCTGTGTGTGTAAAGCGGGATGGAAGGGTCAGCGCTGTGAGCAGG ATATTAATGAGTGTGAAGACCCAGAATTCCCTGCGGGCTGCAGCCAAACGTGTCACAACCTCCCCGGCAGCTTCGTGTGCAGCTGCGAGAAGGGCTACTACACCCACGACAACGTCCACTGCCACG atatCAATGAGTGTATCATGTACCCCAGTGTGTGTGTGGAACCTTCCAAATGTGTCAACGTTCCGGGATCGTTCGAGTGCCGCTGTCCGCTGGGATACAACTACAACATGAGCTCACACCAGTGTGTTG ATGTGGATGAGTGTGAGCAGGACGTGTGTGAGGGCGAGTGTGTGAACAGCGTGGGGAGTTTCTCGTGTCACTGTGACGGACGTAAAGGTGTGAGACTGGCAGCAGACGGCCTTCAATGTGAGAAGATCCCCGAGTGTCTGGATCTGTACGACTATAAGCATGAGGAGATGCTGTATCTGGGAGAGCAGTTCTCCGGCGTACCCGTCATCTACCTGCGCTTCCGTCTGCATGCCGACACCAA GTTTGCAGCTGAATTTGATTTCCGCACGTTCGATCCGGAGGGAGTGATTCTGTACGCCGAATCTGCGCAGGACTCGTGGTTTATGTTGGGTTTACGGTCCGGACGCATCGAGGTCCAGTTTAAGAACGAACACTCCGTCAAAATAACCAGCGGAGGAAAAGCCATCAATGACGGCCAGTGGCACGTG ATCTCGGTGGAGGAGCTGATGGGAAGCATCAGTGTGAAGATCAGTAAAGAGGCGGTGATGAGCATCAACAGTCCTGAGCGTCTCTTCAGCCCCGTCAATGACAAACTGGAGACCAAAGTGTACATCGCCGGCCTGCCTATTCGCAACGAGAGCCTCATCAAACCG ATCAACCCCAGGCTGGACGGCTGCATCCGCGGCTGGAATCTGATGAACCAGGGAGCGTCTGGAGTGAAGGAGGTGATTCAGGGGAAGGAGAGCAAACACGGTTATGTCTTTGTGGAGAAAGGCTCGTTCTTCAGCGGCGGAGGCCTGGCGCACTTCAACATCGACTACA GCAGGATGGATCGCTGGTCGCTGGATGTTGTGATGAGCATCCGTCCGTCCAGCAGCACCGGTGTGTTGTTTGCTCTGGTCAGCAATGGCTCTGTGCCTCTGTCGGTTGCGGTGGTGACGCGAGGACCGGACGATGCA GATCTGCAGGTGTTTGTGGATCACATGTGTGTGGCGACGCTGCAGTCCATGATGCTGTGTTATCCGGACCGCTTGATGGTGGAGATGACAGTGTCAGCCGACGGGCTCCAGATCACGGCAAACTCCTCCAGCGTGTCCTACGGCGACAACGAGACCCTCAGCGCAGCTTTGAGCAGACTCTCCAGCGCCATGCAGGACCCTGTTCACACCTACATCGGAGGACTGCCAG
- the LOC141337015 gene encoding ras GTPase-activating protein 3-like, whose amino-acid sequence MIKRAQGRNRFGLKNFKKRWFRLTNHEFTYHKTKGEGALCSIPIENILAVERLEEESFKMKNMFQVIQPERALYIQANNCVEARDWIDILTKVSQCNRKRLSTYHPSAYLNGHWLCCKLSADAAPGCTPCTGGLPANIQLDVDGDRETERIYSLYSTYMAKLVKMQEACGSKSVYDGPEQEEYSTFVIDDPQETYKTLRLVISAVQTLEQQHMQYKRDKFRKTKYGSQEHPIGDQSFQCYIRQQSESSTYSI is encoded by the exons ATGATCAAACGAGCTCAAGGGCGAAACCGCTTCGGTCTGAAGAACTTCAAGAAGAGATGGTTCCGCCTGACCAACCACGAGTTCACCTACCACAAAACCAAAG GAGAGGGCGCTCTCTGCAGCATCCCTATTGAGAACATCCTGGCTGTGGAGAGACTTGAGGAAGAGTCCTTCAAAATGAAGAAC ATGTTCCAGGTCATCCAGCCGGAGAGGGCGCTCTACATCCAGGCTAATAACTGCGTAGAGGCGCGCGACTGGATCGACATCCTGACCAAAGTCAGTCAGTGTAACCGCAAGCGTCTGAGCACGTACCACCCGTCGGCCTACCTCAACGGACACTGGCTCTGCTGCAAGCTGTCGGCGGATGCGGCGCCCGGCTGCACGCCCTGCACAGG GGGACTTCCTGCCAATATCCAGCTGGATGTGGATGGAGACCGAGAGACGGAGCGGATCTACTCGCTCTACAGCACGTACATGGCCAAACTAGTCAAGATGCAGG AGGCGTGTGGCAGTAAGTCGGTGTACGACGGCCCTGAGCAGGAGGAATACTCCACGTTTGTGATCGACGACCCGCAGGAGACGTATAAAACCCTGAGACTCGTCATCTCAGCCGTACAGACACTGGAGCAGCAGCACATGCAGTACAAACGAGACAAGTTCAGGAAAACCAAGTACGGTAGCCA GGAGCATCCAATCGGTGACCAGAGCTTCCAGTGCTACATCCGCCAGCAGTCAGAGAGCTCCACCTACTCCATCTGA